A single genomic interval of Anopheles marshallii chromosome 2, idAnoMarsDA_429_01, whole genome shotgun sequence harbors:
- the LOC128707222 gene encoding leucine-rich PPR motif-containing protein, mitochondrial encodes MNHLRVALIRQQRLCRRAAVQCVSGSCYTVVLQQPSIPLTRLLSQSVRHCQTIPSAKQQEPSSTQAREASSGKKTVQPDSARLVEVLRSDATVYRRVQLEKLNQLLAKPFEIPADAYDFLLQCCGSLLCAETLETRMKVFEQFWFYLGEPQQKHWKVLLQVYRENERSITDVPAFLAGIGEGIEKDAELYRGLMGVLAEKGDIAEMKLVGEMMKERNIPLTVDVINLMIRGYGRAGDLDGVQMVLETMSASNVSANGQTYGELMIAFLEDGMTERVNKMVREKGSQLEEKHILELLSLALGGKIQPELVRALFKLLPEEITTDGRIHPVLRNVLSGLIRSGHFDGMMALLEELPAPQFRANENVDSYASFLMVEMLRNDVPLERIKKFLAMLIKTERNARAYHVACECAAKAAHPYFSRLLAALAPFEDLRPHYFWPLFQQRSKVDGEVGVLSVLQTMKKLKVEPDQETLTQYVLPKLTLTLKDSRTALKILEDCGVRMGVLMTPYISHLLYQNRFDDVLAIARRYPTKLDTETLLWPLLLQANVNRSSAHQRKLCEVICAIKDRSSDERHDLGGQLLLELISNKKSKHDANSLRALLSEYDRFEIKISRMAAGVLKNHFGREQKAATGAGEPIDTLLKKVTDDQLTILSKELFDTIGVHPRDMNYDELECHLVELEQKKLNTRGVLRRLLQLSVREGRYKRALELKQKCDQAKVDQSSGMLASIIELYTKVGNPEQAGRTLEHLRKQFPGFIVDEHKIIDYAALLVERGQLDGARKILRERATTGGKLRGADDGSTSKNVWNLLTSTAQWAATSGRKVTAPNNTTQQLLDFLVELGYCNYDNTLLGPVLREYLLAGDKRTAIGEFQRIAKEKRRTPLQLEIITMLVELTNGQDNADIAPAEAKTLLSETIEIVSQIHGPVNTNNTLIVALAVAGTEAQLRRMLINPEVRINHEYILTQCEFLVGSGKLEPVLRLAKCSKGLANVRESDFLLLALGHYVRENNCEAAVQLFQRLLDEGDELKVTTEFARKLSDLLEANNFEVPVGLQMYLK; translated from the coding sequence atgaatcaccTCCGAGTGGCGCTCATCAGACAGCAGCGGTTGTGTCGTCGTGCTGCGGTACAGTGTGTTTCCGGTTCGTGCTATACTGTCGTTCTGCAGCAACCATCCATACCGCTTACTAGGCTGCTCTCACAATCGGTACGCCACTGCCAGACGATTCCATCCGCTAAGCAGCAAGAACCGTCCTCAACGCAAGCTCGGGAAGCTTCATCCGGGAAGAAGACAGTGCAACCGGACAGTGCTCGCCTGGTGGAAGTGCTGCGGTCCGATGCGACCGTTTACCGGCGTGTACAGTTGGAGAAGCTGAATCAACTGCTCGCGAAACCGTTTGAAATTCCCGCGGATGCGTATGACTTTTTGCTGCAGTGCTGTGGATCGCTACTGTGTGCCGAAACGCTTGAAACCCGTATGAAGGTGTTCGAACAGTTTTGGTTCTATTTGGGTGAACCGCAACAGAAACACTGGAAGGTGTTGCTACAGGTGTACCGGGAAAATGAGCGTTCCATCACGGATGTACCGGCGTTTCTCGCAGGGATAGGCGAAGGCATTGAGAAGGATGCCGAGCTGTACCGGGGACTGATGGGTGTGCTGGCTGAGAAAGGAGATATCGCTGAAATGAAACTCGTCGGTGAGATGATGAAGGAGCGTAATATTCCACTCACGGTCGATGTGATCAACCTAATGATCCGTGGCTATGGACGTGCCGGAGATCTGGACGGTGTCCAGATGGTGCTGGAAACGATGAGCGCTAGCAATGTGTCCGCTAATGGGCAAACTTACGGCGAGCTTATGATTGCCTTCCTGGAGGACGGTATGACCGAGCGGGTGAATAAAATGGTACGTGAAAAAGGATCCCAATTGGAGGAAAAACACATCCTTGAGCTGCTGTCGCTTGCattgggtgggaaaattcaACCAGAATTGGTACGCGCCCTATTTAAACTGCTTCCAGAGGAGATAACTACGGACGGTCGAATACATCCGGTGCTCCGGAACGTGCTTAGCGGGTTGATTCGATCCGGCCATTTCGATGGAATGATGGCACTGCTCGAGGAACTCCCAGCGCCACAGTTTCGTGCCAACGAAAACGTCGACAGTTACGCATCCTTCCTCATGGTGGAGATGCTCCGCAATGATGTTCCGCTCGAGAGGATAAAAAAATTCCTTGCCATGCTTATTAAAACCGAACGGAATGCTCGTGCGTATCACGTTGCTTGTGAGTGTGCTGCTAAAGCTGCTCATCCTTACTTTTCCCGGCTGCTAGCGGCACTCGCACCATTCGAAGATCTTCGTCCACACTACTTTTGGCCACTGTTTCAACAGCGCTCGAAAGTGGACGGAGAGGTCGGTGTACTGTCGGTTCTGCAAACGATGAAGAAGCTTAAGGTAGAGCCCGATCAAGAAACTCTCACACAGTACGTTCTACCGAAGCTTACGCTTACCCTGAAGGATTCCCGGACGGCATTGAAAATTCTAGAAGATTGTGGTGTACGGATGGGTGTTCTGATGACGCCGTATATTTCCCACCTGCTCTATCAGAACCGCTTCGATGATGTGCTCGCTATCGCACGTCGTTATCCGACCAAGCTCGACACGGAAACGTTACTGTGGCCATTGCTACTCCAGGCGAACGTGAATCGGTCCAGCGCCCATCAGCGGAAACTGTGCGAAGTTATCTGTGCCATCAAGGACCGATCGTCAGACGAACGACACGATCTGGGTGGCCAGTTGCTGCTGGAGTTAAtcagcaacaagaaaagcaaacacgaTGCAAACAGTTTGCGCGCGTTACTTAGCGAATACGACCGGTTCGAGATCAAGATCTCACGAATGGCCGCCGGTGTGCTGAAGAATCATTTCGGACGAGAACAGAAAGCTGCTACCGGTGCGGGGGAACCCATCGATACGTTGCTCAAAAAGGTTACCGACGATCAGTTGACGATCCTCTCGAAGGAACTGTTCGATACGATCGGTGTACATCCGCGGGACATGAACTACGACGAGCTGGAATGCCATTTGGTAGAACTGGAacagaaaaagttaaacacTCGCGGCGTGCTAAGGAGACTGCTGCAGCTGAGCGTACGCGAAGGACGATACAAGCGAGCGCTCGAGCTAAAGCAAAAGTGCGATCAAGCCAAGGTGGACCAAAGCTCCGGCATGCTGGCGTCGATCATCGAACTGTATACGAAGGTAGGCAATCCGGAACAGGCCGGCCGTACGCTGGAACACTTGAGAAAACAATTTCCCGGCTTTATCGTGGATGAGCATAAGATCATCGATTACGCTGCGCTACTGGTAGAACGCGGACAGCTCGACGGTGCTCGAAAGATTCTTCGCGAACGCGCCACAACTGGTGGCAAACTGCGTGGTGCGGACGATGGATCGACCAGTAAAAATGTGTGGAATTTGCTCACCAGCACTGCGCAATGGGCTGCGACATCCGGTCGGAAGGTGACTGCACCCAACAACACCACCCAACAGTTGCTTGATTTTCTCGTCGAACTTGGGTACTGTAATTACGATAACACATTGCTAGGCCCGGTGCTACGTGAATATCTGCTCGCCGGTGACAAACGTACCGCGATAGGAGAGTTTCAACGCATCGCGAAGGAGAAACGTCGCACACCTTTGCAGCTGGAAATCATTACGATGCTTGTGGAGCTTACGAACGGTCAGGATAATGCGGACATCGCACCAGCCGAGGCTAAAACGCTCCTGAGCGAAACGATCGAAATCGTGTCACAAATTCACGGACCGGTTAACACGAACAACACACTGATAGTAGCACTGGCGGTGGCCGGTACCGAGGCCCAGCTACGTCGCATGCTTATCAACCCGGAGGTACGCATCAACCACGAGTACATTCTGACGCAGTGTGAGTTCCTCGTTGGAAGTGGCAAGCTTGAACCCGTGCTACGGCTAGCCAAATGCAGCAAAGGGCTGGCCAATGTGCGTGAGTCCGACTTTCTGCTGCTTGCGTTAGGGCATTACGTGCGGGAGAATAACTGCGAGGCGGCAGTACAGCTGTTCCAGCGATTGCTGGACGAAGGGGACGAGCTGAAGGTTACGACCGAATTCGCCCGCAAGCTATCCGATCTGCTGGAGGCAAACAATTTCGAAGTACCAGTTGGATTACAGATGTACCTAAAGTGA
- the LOC128708679 gene encoding zinc finger FYVE domain-containing protein 1-like, with the protein MMQAEDTESLSWISDKPPTTDGTLATQPPDVVSGPFTSLPLDMTDTDDIDDRRSPAMNGPTGTGSKKERSFLLMDEQERICVRSAEQFCKRLSVSPDAKLKVVSIFGNTGDGKSHTMNHALFGGRDVFKTSSEQASCTMGIWAAYQRQKNVLALDTEGLLGETVNENRQMRMLLKVLAISDIIIYRTRAERLRTDMYKFLGTASKAFTKYFSGALQALDLPGPPQALGPAVIIFHETHNTEVLKEDDDGKKEEDILRERFAKLRLELSAFSSLRYVGVRTSKPPTNYELLRMVWEKEIRNTAVRSPRLPRVVFEALMALNNKFNGDLSPLPFNAFPEQYFTCTTYCKSCDARCQLSMGHLELKEDHRCGTSCKYQHQHENKVYLCNRCYVNGRQVVVSIQTQKSTDSSWMGLALYAWSGSVIECPHCGEIYRSRQHWYGNKSPEQNAVRTEIVHVWNDGGLQLHGPTHSAQLVLDGVAYITDAMASVGSQPTKLVKSWVTDKIRPAYWRPDSEIIHCKGCISNFERLGLKKHHCRSCGEGFCNHCSKHEMPVPSRGWNYPVRVCNSCWNDGRNGGTLGVDGAPAVNGIASNGNHQQEQPHRNSDRVIDEQDLTDDADLLVTSSSAGNGIDEANNVLVRRYGEAVINTISNIGAVLEYPKDFIKESARPSYWVPDAEAPNCYICELEFGSPEELNTIAALGKAAAPLSSAGSTPSASPAKRAENGSDTRPPGGVTRAAQSTKAAGVGVSASQRSGSSYRTVDRRRHHCRACGNPVCAGCSQNRRPVPKRGWLSDVRVCNSCYTAED; encoded by the exons CCACCAACGACCGATGGAACGCTCGCAACACAGCCACCGGATGTGGTATCCGGTCCATTTACATCACTTCCACTCGATATGACCGATACCGACGATATAGACGATCGACGATCACCGGCAATGAATGGTCCCACCGGTACTGGCAGCAAGAAGGAACGTAGCTTCCTGCTGATGGACGAACAGGAACGGATATGTGTCCGGTCGGCCGAACAGTTTTGCAAGCGGCTATCCGTATCACCCGATGCGAAGCTAAAAGTCGTCTCCATTTTTGGTAACACGGGCGATGGGAAATCGCACACGATGAATCACGCACTGTTCGGTGGTCGCGATGTGTTTAAAACCTCCTCGGAACAGGCCTCCTGCACGATGGGCATCTGGGCCGCTTATCAACGACAGAAGAACGTGCTCGCGCTCGATACCGAAGGTTTGCTCGGTGAGACGGTGAATGAAAACCGACAGATGCGCATGTTGCTCAAAGTGTTGGCCATATCGGACATTATCATCTATCGCACGCGGGCCGAACGTTTGCGCACGGATATGTATAAATTTCTCGGCACAGCTTCAAAAGCTTTCACGAAGTACTTTTCCGGCGCACTGCAAGCACTCGATTTGCCCGGCCCACCACAAGCCCTGGGACCGGCGGTAATTATCTTTCACGAAACGCACAACACGGAGGTATTGAAGGAGGATGACGATGGTAAAAAGGAGGAAGATATTCTGCGCGAGCGGTTTGCCAAACTGCGGCTGGAGCTGAGTGCGTTCAGCTCGCTACGGTACGTTGGCGTCCGGACGTCCAAACCACCGACCAACTATGAGCTGCTGCGCATGGTCTGGGAGAAGGAGATCCGCAACACGGCGGTCCGTTCGCCCCGCTTGCCACGGGTCGTGTTCGAGGCACTGATGGCACTGAACAATAAGTTCAACGGTGACCTTAGCCCGCTCCCGTTCAATGCCTTCCCGGAGCAGTACTTTACCTGTACGACCTACTGTAAGTCGTGCGATGCCCGCTGCCAGCTGTCGATGGGCCATCTCGAGCTGAAGGAGGATCATCGTTGCGGCACCAGTTGCAAGTATCAGCATCAGCACGAGAACAAGGTGTACCTGTGCAATCGGTGCTACGTGAACGGTCGCCAGGTGGTGGTCAGTATTCAGACACAAAAGTCAACCGATTCGTCCTGGATGGGATTGGCACTGTACGCGTGGAGCGGGTCCGTTATCGAGTGTCCACATTGCGGGGAAATTTATCGTTCGCGTCAACACTGGTACGGCAACAAATCACCTGAGCAGAATGCAGTACG GACGGAAATTGTACATGTTTGGAACGATGGCGGTCTACAGCTCCATGGACCAACACACTCTGCCCAGCTCGTTCTGGACGGTGTGGCTTACATTACGGATGCTATGGCAAGCGTTGGCTCACAACCAACGAAGCTCGTCAAATCGTGGGTAACGGACAAAATTCGACCTGCTTACTGGCGGCCGGATAGTGAAATCATT CATTGCAAAGGATGCATCAGTAACTTTGAGCGGCTCGGTTTAAAGAAGCATCACTGCCGCAGCTGTGGGGAAGGATTTTGTAACCATTGCTCCAAGCATGAGATGCCTGTGCCTAGTCGTGGCTGGAACTATCCGGTCCGGGTATGCAACAGTTGCTGGAATGATGGACGAAACGGTGGCACATTGGGTGTGGATGGCGCACCAGCTGTAAATGGAATCGCATCGAACGGGAACCACCAACAAGAGCAACCACACCGGAATTCAG ATCGTGTAATTGATGAGCAAGACCTTACTGATGATGCTGACCTCCTCGTGACGTCTTCTTCTGCAGGCAATGGTATTGATGAAGCGAACAACGTACTAGTACGGCGGTACGGTGAAGCCGTTATCAACACGATCAGCAACATTGGTGCCGTTCTGGAGTATCCGAAAG ACTTTATCAAGGAATCCGCCCGTCCTTCGTACTGGGTACCGGATGCCGAGGCACCGAACTGCTATATCTGCGAGCTTGAGTTTGGCTCTCCGGAAGAATTGAACACAATTGCAGCTCTTGGTAAGGCGGCAGCACCACTATCATCCGCGGGATCGACACCGTCTGCATCGCCGGCAAAACGGGCCGAGAATGGAAGCGACACCCGTCCGCCTGGTGGAGTAACGCGAGCTGCACAGAGCACTAAGGCTGCCGGTGTTGGCGTTTCAGCATCACAGCGATCTGGTTCGTCATACCGAACCGTCGATCGGCGAAGGCATCACTGTCGGGCGTGTGGGAATCCGGTATGCGCCGGCTGCTCACAGAACCGTCGTCCCGTACCGAAACGGGGCTGGCTGAGCGATGTGCGCGTCTGCAATAGTTGCTACACGGCAGAAGACTAA